The following is a genomic window from Brevibacterium limosum.
CGTCAAGGCTTGGTGGAACATCGTCAACTGGGCCGACGCCGGCGCACGCTTCGACCGCGCAGTCGCTCAGACGAAGGGCCTCCTCCTCGGCTGAGACCCCTAATTGCTACCTGACGGCGGCCCAGCAACCTCGCGCGAGGTTGCTGGGCCGCCGTCACGTGTGTGGGGGAGCGAAACGGGCGCAGTCGGGCCGGCAGCTGCGGATAGGGTGGACGAATGAGCGCAATACTCAGTGCTTGGCAGTCAGAGGACGCCGAGATGTTGGGTGCGGTGTATGAGCGGGCCGATGACGTTCTGCTGAGCAACATCCCCGACGACCGCACGATCGACGGTGCCCGGACATGGATTGAGACCGTCACCGGCGCCGAGGCGACCGGGGACCTCTGCGCTCGTGCGATCGTCGGCCCCGCCACCGGGGCCGACCGACGAATCCTCGGCAACGTCATGGCCTCCGGAATCGAGCACAGGCACTCGAGCGCATGGGTCTCCTACTGGTCCGTGGCCGAAGCCAGGGGCCAAGGACTGGTGTCGGCGGGGCTGCGCAGCCTCGTCGATCTCCTTCACGACGAACTCGGAATCCACCGGCTCGAACTCGGCTACAGGGTGAACAATCCGGCATCAGCCGCCGTGGCCAGGAACGCCGGATTCCTCGTCGAGGGTCGCGAGCGAGAGAAACTGCGCTATGACGGCATCCGCTATGACACCGAGGTCTGCGCCAGACTCGCTGGAGATCCGCGGCACGGCGGAACGCGAATACCCATCACCGGACCTCGCTGACTCCGCTCCCGCCCCTCCAGAACTACCTGACGGCGGCCCAGCAACCTCGCGCGAGGTTGCTGGGCCGCCGTCAGGTAGTAAGAGGGAGTGTTCGGATGGTCACCGGATGCGGGGGAGCGGCGGTGGAGTCGCTAGACTGGCTGGCGGAGATCGCAGGGATCGTCACACCTCGCCGGGATCGTCACATAAGGAGACCAGACACATGAGCATTCGCGTAGCAGTCATCGGAGCCAAGGGTCGGATGGGATCCCACGCCGTCGATGCGATCAACGACGCCGAAGGGCTCGAACTCGTCGCCGCGCTCGGCAGCGGCGACTCTCTCGAGACCCTGCTCGAGAAGGACATCGACGTCGCCGTCGAGCTCACCGTGCCGAAGTCCACCGAGGACAATGTCACCTTCCTCGTCGAGAACGGCATCGACACCGTCGTCGGCACCACCGGCTGGGACAATGACCGCCTGGCCCGGCTCGACGCCACGTTGCAGAACCACCCGCAGACCGCGGTGCTCATCGCCCCGAACTTCTCGATCGGCGCCGTCCTGGCCATGCGCTTCGCCGAACTCGCCGCCCCCTACTTCGACTCGGCCGAAGTCGTCGAAATCCACCACACCCGCAAACTCGACGCCCCGTCGGGAACTGCGAACCACACGGCCCAGCGCATCGCCGCAGCCCGCAACGCCGCCGAACTGCCGGCCGTTCCAGACTCCACCGAATCCGATCCGCACGGTGCCCGTGGTGCCGTCATCGACGGCATCCACGTCCACGCCATCCGCCAGCAGGGCATGAACGCCCACGAGGAGATCCTCTTCGGCTCCGACGGCGAGGCCCTGACCATCCGCACGGACTCGCACTCCACCTCGGCGTTCATGCCCGGCATCGTCACCGCGGTGCGTTCGATCGCCGACTGCACGGGGCTCATCCACGGCCTCGAGAACATGCTTGACCTCTGATGTCGAAGGCCAAGATCGGAGCGATCATCGTCTCCGTCGTCCTCGTCTTCTACTTCGTCCTCATGGGACAGCGGGCGTGGATCCTTGTGCGTGAACCCGCCATGATCCCCAAGGTCATGGGCATCGCCCTGTTCGTCCTGCCCATCATCGGCGCATGGACGCTCATCGTCGAGCTCGTCTTCGGCGCCCGCACCGAGAAGCTCGCACGCATCCTCGGCGCCGAGGGCGGCCTGCCCGTCGACGACCTGCCCAGGACACCTGGCGGGAAGATCATCCGCGAAGCCGCCGACAAGGAATTCGTGAAATACCAAGCCGAAGCCGAAGCCGCTCCTGAGGACTGGCGGTCCTGGTTCCGGCTCTCCTGTGCCTACGACGCCAGCGGAGACCGCAAACGGGCTCGCGCCACGATGCGCAAATCGATCAGCCTCTTCCGGGAAGGTCAGAAGCAGGGC
Proteins encoded in this region:
- a CDS encoding GNAT family N-acetyltransferase, translating into MSAILSAWQSEDAEMLGAVYERADDVLLSNIPDDRTIDGARTWIETVTGAEATGDLCARAIVGPATGADRRILGNVMASGIEHRHSSAWVSYWSVAEARGQGLVSAGLRSLVDLLHDELGIHRLELGYRVNNPASAAVARNAGFLVEGREREKLRYDGIRYDTEVCARLAGDPRHGGTRIPITGPR
- the dapB gene encoding 4-hydroxy-tetrahydrodipicolinate reductase is translated as MSIRVAVIGAKGRMGSHAVDAINDAEGLELVAALGSGDSLETLLEKDIDVAVELTVPKSTEDNVTFLVENGIDTVVGTTGWDNDRLARLDATLQNHPQTAVLIAPNFSIGAVLAMRFAELAAPYFDSAEVVEIHHTRKLDAPSGTANHTAQRIAAARNAAELPAVPDSTESDPHGARGAVIDGIHVHAIRQQGMNAHEEILFGSDGEALTIRTDSHSTSAFMPGIVTAVRSIADCTGLIHGLENMLDL
- a CDS encoding tetratricopeptide repeat protein: MSKAKIGAIIVSVVLVFYFVLMGQRAWILVREPAMIPKVMGIALFVLPIIGAWTLIVELVFGARTEKLARILGAEGGLPVDDLPRTPGGKIIREAADKEFVKYQAEAEAAPEDWRSWFRLSCAYDASGDRKRARATMRKSISLFREGQKQGA